The nucleotide window CAATTCAAGATTAAAAACTATTATTAATAAGATAGATACTTTAATTTCAATTTATTATTTTGCACATCTAAAATTAGTTGTAATAAAACAGCTTTAATAAATTAGCTATGAAGAAAAAGATTTTACTACTATTTATTTTAAGTATTTCAATTTCTGTTTTTTCACAGTCAACAAATTCATCAGCAGGAGGTAAGGCAACTGGTAATGGATCTGTAACCTACACAGTTGGGCAAAATATTTATACTACGAACATTGGAACCAATGGTTCAGTTTCTCAAGGTGTTCAGCAAAGCTTAGAAATTTTTGTATTAAGTAATAAAGATTTTAAAGAACTAAATTTAAATGCTTTTACCTACCCAAATCCTACCAAAGATAAAATTACTCTAGAACTTTCAAATCTTGAGCAAACCAATTTAAGTTTTACAATGTTCGATATTAAAGGAAGAACTTTACTAAAAGGAGTAATCAAAGAAAAGAATACTAGTATTATTATGAAAGATTATTCAGCTGGAGTATATCTTTTAAAAGTACATCAACAAAATAAAGAATTAAAAACATTCAAAATTATAAAAAAGTAACATGAAAAGAATTTTAACCTTAGTAATTTTAGTATGTATCAGTTTTTCTGCTTTAGGTCAATCACCAGAAAAAATGAGTTATCAAGCTGTAGTTAGAAATGCAGATGGTAGTTTAGTGAGTGAGAAGTCTGTAGGTATGAAAATTAGTATCATAAAAACTTCTACAACAGGTACAATTGTATATTCTGAAACTCATAACCCTACAACTAATACTAATGGGTTAGTTACTTTCGAAATTGGTACAGGAAATGTTGTTAACGGAACTTTTGCAACTATAGATTGGGGTGCTGATTCTTATTTTATTAAAACAGAAACAGATATTGATGGTGGATCTAACTATACTATTTCAGGAACAAGCCAATTCTTAAGTGTACCATATGCACTATATGCTAAAAATGTTTTTAGTGGTAATTACGATGATTTAACAAATAAGCCTAAAGTAACTGAAGTTAAAACATATCAAATAGGCGATTTTGTACAAGGAGGTATTGTTTTTTGGGTAGATGAGACTGAACAACATGGTTTAGTAGTTGCGAATGTAAATCAAAGTGCAGCTATGAGATGGCATGCAGGAACATTTGGTAATACCCATGCAAAGGGTAATGGATTGTATGCAGGTAAATCTAATACTTCGATTATTATACCTTCTATAATTGCGATAGGTGATGATGGAGATAATTTTGCAGCAAGATTATGTAATGATTTACAAATAATTCAAGATGGTGTAACTTATGGAGATTGGTATTTACCAAGCAGACTAGAAATGAATTTAATTTATCAAAGTAGGTCTGCAGTTAATACAACAGCTGCAGCTAATAGCGGAGATAGTTTAGTGAATGATGTATATTGGACATCTACAGAAAGTTCAGATAATAGTGCATATGGTTTAGATTTTTCTAATGGTCAAGAATCAACAATTTTTAAAACCTTTGCAAATTCTGTTCGGGCTATAAGATCTTTCTAAAAAATTATGATTTAATTTTTTTAAAGCTTAAATCAAGTGATCAGTGTTTTATATCATTATATATTAGGTGGTTAATCCCTATATTTAATGGTTGTTTTTTTCGATTCAATTCTTTTTTGTTATTTTCGTGAGCATAATTGCTAGCCAAAACAATGAAAAAAATTAAAATAGTCTTAATAGACCATGTTAATTCTTCCCTAATTAGAACAACTGATTTATTAAAAAAATCAAACAAAGTAGAAATTACAGGTATATTTAATGACGCAGAGTTAGCTTTAGAGTTTATTAAAGAGACCCAGCCAGATTTAGTAATTTCTGAAATAGAAATGACAGGTGTTTCTGGAATAGCCATTGCTAAAGAAATAAAAAAGCAATTTTTAGATACAAAAGTTATCTTTTATTCCGAACAAGCTCATTATGCCATCAGTGCTATAAAGGTTGCTGCTTTTGATTATCTTCTTAAACCCTTATCAATAGAAGAATTACAACAATGTATTCATCGCTATCAAATTAGTCATCAAATAGATTTAAATAAAAGAGAATTACAAATTATTAAAAAAATGTCTGAAGGATTAAATAGTAAATCTATAGGAGAAACTTTATTTATAAGTAAACATACTGTAGATAAATATAGAAGAAATATACTTGAAAAAACCAATTGCAATAACACTGCAGAGTTGGTTAAATTTGTAGCTCAAGTTGGTATTATTTAGATATTAAATTATTAATAATTTGTATTTTATGTAAAAGTATCATTTGTAGTACTTTTAATACTTGATTTATTATATATATTTGTTAACCGTAAAGGACACCCTACTACTCTTTTACAATGAAGACTCCCTGATCTTCCAATAGTATTGAAAAATACTATCATTTTTTATAGAATTTATTATTCGTAGAAGTAATCCCACCACACTTTTATGTTAGAAGGCTCCCTAATCTTCAAAGTTTAAAATCAATTAATAATTGCATTTTTAATATTGAGTAACCCTAACAGTATAAATTACACACTATGATTAAAAAAACTACGTTTTTAGCCCTATTTAGCTTTTTAGCTGTCTTTTCAGCTTTTAGCAACAATTCCCTTTCCTCTGAAGATTTTGGAGTTCCAACAGTTACTTTTGGTTCTATGATTTCAGATAATGCTACAAATACTTTAGCAAAAACAGGTGATGAAATTACAATAACATTTACGTCAGACGAAGACATTAATACACCTACAGTAACAATAGCTGGGCAATCAGCTGTAGTTGGTGGTTCTGGTTCCTCTTGGACAGCAACATATACAGTACAAGTAGGAGATGTACAAGGTTCAACTGCGTATTCAATTACAAACATATCATCAACTTCAACTTCTGAAGCTGGAACAGATGTAAGTGGTTCTGGAGCTGTAACCATTGATACTGCAGATCCATCTGTTTCAAGTATTGCAATGGTTTCAGATAATACTACAAATACTTTAGCCACAACAGGTGATGAAATAACTTTAACATTTGTTTCAAGCGAGACAATTAATACGCCTACTGTAACTATCGCAGGTCAATCAGCAACAGTAACTAATACAGGTAACAACTACACTGCTACATATACGGTTCAAGCAGGAGATGCTCAAGGAGCTGCTGCATATTCAATTTCAAATATTTCAGATTCTTCTGGAAATACAGGTTCTACTTCATCTGGTTCTGGAGCTGTAACCATTGATACAGCAAGCCCATCTGTTTCAAGCATTGCAATGGTTTCAGATAATACCCCAAATACTACAGCTAGAACTGGAATTGAAATAACTTTAACGTTTGTTTCAAGTGAGACAATTAGTACACCTACAGTAACTATTGCTGGTCAATCAGCTACTGTAACAAATTCAGGTAATAATTACTCAGCCTCATATTTTGTGCAAGCAGGAGATACTCAAGGGGCTGCTGCTTATTCAATTTCAAATTTCTCAGATGTTTCTGGGAATACTGGTTCTACTTCATCAGGTTCAGGAGCTGTAACTATTGATACTGTAGATCCTTCTGTTTCAAATATTGCTATGGTATCAAATAATACTGCAGACACTTTAGCAAAAGCAGGAGATGTTATCACCTTAACTTTTACCTCTAGCGAGTCAATTAATACACCTACAGTTACTATTGCTACACAAACAGCATCAGTAACAAATACAGGAAATAATTACACTGCTACATATACAGTTCAAGCAGGTGATTTTCAAGGAGCTACTGCATACCAAATTTCAAATTTCTCTGATAGTACAGGTAATGCTGGTTCTGTTTCTTCGGGTACAGGAGCTGTTACTATAGATACAACAGCACCAACAGTAGGTGTTACCTCAAATACAATAGATGTAAATTTAAATACAAGTACAAGTATAACTGCAGCAGATGTTAATGATGCATCATCAGACAATAACACAAGTCCAGCTAACTTAACACTAGCATTAGATCAATCAACATTTAGTTGTTCAGATATTGTTGCTGGTCAAGTTTCTACAGCAGTAACAGTTACGTTAACTGTAACAGATGAAGCTGGTAATTCTGCAAGTTTAACAAAAAATGTTAATGTAATAGATGACGAAGCACCAGCAAACGTTGCTTTAGTAAATCCTACTTATGTGCATAGAACAGGAACGGCTTATGTAGAACAAGGGCTTACTTATAATGAAGCTTGTTTCGAAGAAGTTGTTATTGTTTCTAGTGATTTAGATGTAAATCAGTGGGGTACATATACAATAGTATATAAGGTTGTAGATAAATCAGGTAATGAATCTGCAACAGTTACAAGAACACAAGTTGTAAATGATGTGCCTACAACAGATGCAGCAAATTTTACAGTAAATCAAGATACAGAAAACCATGTTTTTGATGTCTTAGATGGAGATAGTTTTGGAAATGATGGGGCAGAGTCTTTTACGATTTCTGGAGCAATGAGTGCACAAAATGGTACTTTAATATTGCAAGATTTAGGTACAGCAGATCCAACAGATGATTTAGTAGTATATACACCTAGAGCAACATATAATGGTCCAGATAGTTTTACATATACTTTAGAAGACGAAAATGGAGATACAGTTACAACTACAGTTAATATTGTAGTTAGACCAATAGTTCCTGTGCCAGTAAATGATGTAGCAACAGTAGATAAAAATAGTTCAAATAATATTATAGCAGTATTGGCTAATGATGATTTTGGTGGTAACGAAGCAAATGCTACACACCCACTAACTTTTACTAACGGAAGTAAAAGTAGTGCAAGTCCAGAAGGAGGTTTAATTAGTATTGAAGATAATGGTACTCCAAACATTTTAACTGACGATTTTATTCATTATACACCAGCAGCAGACTTTATAGGTACTGATACCTTTATGTATACCATTACAGATTTTGATGGCGATGCTACCACTGCTTCAGTTGAAGTAACAGTAGTTGAAGGTTCAAATGGTAATACAACACCAACTGCAACAGCAGATACTGCATCAGTTGATTTTGAAGAGGTAGAAGCAATAATAGATGTTTTAGCTAATGATTCAGCAGGTTCAGATTTATATATAGATAATGGTCTAACCTTAACAAATGGTACAACCTCAGGAGCTAGTGCAAATGGAGGGTTGATTTCAGTGGATAATAATGGTACAGCAACTACTTCAGATGATACATTCAAATATTCTGCACCTGCAGGTTTTGATGGTTTAGATACATTTAGTTATACTATTACAGATACAACAGGAGATGCATCAACAGCATTAGTTTCAATAACAGTTGGGGCAGCTGCTCCTTTAGAAGGTGCTGTAGAAGATGTTGTTGCTACACCAGCAAATACACCTATTTTAATCGATGTTTTAGCCAATGATAATTTTGGAACTTTCGGTTCTGGTACTTTATTAATAAATAGTCCAGATCACTTAACTGGTGATAGTGCACAAGGAACTGGTACTTTAACTTTGGATAATGGAGGAACAGGAACTATTAATGAAGCAGATGATAAGATATTGTATTCACCACCAACTAATTTTAATGGTGTTGATACTTTTGATTACACATTAACAGTAGATTCTAATCAGTATCAAGGAACAGTTACAATTACTGTAGGAACAGTAGTTCCACCAGCTACAACACCAACAGCAGTAGATGATTCAATCACGGTTGATTTTGAGAGTTCAAATACAGTTATAGCAGTATTAGACAATGATTCTTATGGGTCAGATGGTTTAAGCACAACACATCCATTAACTTTAGTAAATGGTAAACAAAGCACAGCAACTACAAAGGGTGGTTTAATTAGTGTTTCAGATCACCTTTTAATAAATGATGCTTCAGACGATGTTGTATTATATTCAGCACCAGCAGGATATAGTGGATCAGATTCATTTTCGTATACAATTACAGATTTAAATGGAGATGCAGCTACAGCTACAGTAGATATTTTAGTAAGTCCAGCAGCAGCTTTAGCAGATCCTACAGCAGTAGATGATGCTTTTAGTGTAGCAAATGGTTCATCATCAAATGATTTAGATATTTTAGATAATGATCAGTTTGGATCAGAAGGATTAGCAAGCGTTACTTTATCAGTAGGTTCAGAAGGAGGTACTTTAGCTATCAATGCAAATGGAACAGCGAATGCAGAAGACATTACAGTAACTTATACACCAGCAGCATTATTTGAAAATGGAGTTGAAACCTTTACCTATACTTTAGAAGATAATGGTACAGATACAGCTACAGCTACAGTAACAGTAACAGTAGGAACAGTTGCACCAGCAGTAACAGTTCCAACAGCAGTTAATGATGCAGTAACAGTTTCAGCAGGAAGTGTTGATAATGTAATAGATGTATTGGTTAATGATACACCAGGATCAGAAGGATATATAGATGGCGGGTTAACGATGACAAATGGAACGTTAACAAGTGCAAGTACAAAAGGAAGTGCAATAAGCATAGATAATAAAGGTACGAATGATACAACAGATGATGTATTTAACTATACACCATCAGCTTTAGCAGTAACAGATGGTACAGATACATTTAGTTATACAATTACAGACGCAACAGGAGATGCATCAACAGCTACAGTAACAGTAACTATTGGTCCTGCAGCAACAGACGTTCCAACAGCATTAGATGATACAGCAACAGCAGTAGAAGATACAGCAATAAGTATCGATGTTTTAGACAATGATGTTTATGGAGATGATGGAGCAGCTTTAGTGGATGCATTAACAGTAGGTGCTAATTCTGACTTAGGAGGAACTACAGCAGTAGTTGCAGGTGAGATTGAATATACACCAGCAGCAAATTTTGTAGGAACAGATACTTTTGAGTATACTATTGAGGATGGAAATGGAGATACAGCAACAGCAACAGTAACAGTAACAGTAACTGCAGAGGTAGTTGTAAATGGTACACCAACAGCAGTAGATGATTCAATCACGGTTGATTTTGAGAGTTCAAATACAGTTATAGCAGTATTAGACAATGATTCTTATGGGTCAGATGGTTTAAATACAACACATCCATTAACTTTAGTAAACGGAAAACAAAGTACAGCAACTACAAAGGGTGGTTTAATTAGTGTTTCAGATCACCTTTTAATAAATGATGCTTCAGACGATGTTGTATTATATTCAGCACCAGCAGGATATAGTGGATCAGATTCATTTTCGTATACAATTACAGATTTAAATGGAGATGCAGCTACAGCTACAGTAGATATTTTAGTAAGTCCAGCAGCAGCTTTAGCAGATCCTACAGCAGTAGATGATGCTTTTAGTGTAGCAAATGGTTCATCATCAAATGATTTAGATATTTTAGATAATGATCAGTTTGGATCAGAAGGATTAGCAAGCGTTACTTTATCAGTAGGTTCAGAAGGAGGTACTTTAGCTATCAATGCAAATGGAACAGCGAATGCAGAAGACATTACAGTAACTTATACACCAGCAGCATTATTTGAAAATGGAGTTGAAACCTTTACCTATACTTTAGAAGATAATGGTACAGATACAGCTACAGCTACAGTAACAGTAACAGTAGGAACAGTTGCACCAGCAGTAACAGTTCCAACAGCAGTTAATGATGCAGTAACAGTTTCAGCAGGAAGTGTTGATAATGTAATAGATGTATTGGTTAATGATACACCAGGATCAGAAGGATATATAGATGGCGGGTTAACGATGACAAATGGAACGTTAACAAGTGCAAGTACAAAAGGAAGTGCAATAAGCATAGATAATAAAGGTACGAATGATACAACAGATGATGTATTTAACTATACACCATCAGCTTTAGCAGTAACAGATGGTACAGATACATTTAGTTATACAATTACAGACGCAACAGGAGATGCATCAACAGCTACAGTAACAGTAACTATTGGTCCTGCAGCAACAGACGTTCCAACAGCATTAGATGATACAGCAACAGCAGTAGAAGATACAGCAATAAGTATCGATGTTTTAGACAATGATGTTTATGGAGATGATGGAGCAGCTTTAGTGGATGCATTAACAGTAGGTGCTAATTCTGACTTAGGAGGAACTACAGCAGTAGTTGCAGGTGAGATTGAATATACACCAGCAGCAAATTTTGTAGGAACAGATACTTTTGAGTATACTATTGAGGATGGAAATGGAGATACAGCAACAGCAACAGTAACAGTAACAGTAACTGCAGAGGTAGTTGTAAATGGTACGCCAACAGCAGTAGATGATAATGTGTCTGTAGTAAGATTCAGTAGTTCAAATAGTATTGATGTATTATCAAATGATGATTTTGGTTCAGATGGTCCAAGTCTTACACATCCTATTACATTATCTAATGGAAGATCTACTGGGGTTTCTTCAGGAGGTAGGTTCATAAGTGTAAATAGTAATAATACAATTTCATATTCTCCTGGAAGTTTAATTTCTGATAGTTTTGAGTATACTATTACAGATGAAAATGGAGATGCAACTACAGGTACTGTGTTTATTACAACAACTGCTAGTAGAGAAACACCTAATAGTGTAACTATTGGTAACACAGAGGTTTTTGTTGATAATTTCTTAAGTTATCCAAATCCGTCAGAAGGGAATTTAAGTACTACTTTATTGAGTAGTGTAACTACAAAAGCAACTATGATTTTATTTGATGCGACAGGTAAAGTGGTATCAAGTTCTACATTAGACTTAGAAGAAGGAGTTAATCAATTTGATTTTAACTTTAATGTAAAAGCTGGTATGTTGTTTATGAGAATTATTAGTGCAGAAAAAGATTTTGGAACTAGTAAAGTAGTTTTTAAATAAGTAAATTAAAAGTCAACTAACTAAAAGAGGAAAATCATTTGATTTTCCTCTTTTTTTATTTTATAATTTTAGTTTTACTATTTAATTATAAATCAATTGATGCTTTCGCTTCTTGTACTTTTTCTAAAAGTTGAGAAGTGTCAAATGGTTTACTTAAAAAGTAATCTGCTCCCAAATTAAAAACAACTGTTTCAGTGCCAACAGTTCTTTTGTTATTATTATATGCAGTAACAGCAATCATTTTTATTTTAGGG belongs to Polaribacter dokdonensis and includes:
- a CDS encoding T9SS type A sorting domain-containing protein, which translates into the protein MKKKILLLFILSISISVFSQSTNSSAGGKATGNGSVTYTVGQNIYTTNIGTNGSVSQGVQQSLEIFVLSNKDFKELNLNAFTYPNPTKDKITLELSNLEQTNLSFTMFDIKGRTLLKGVIKEKNTSIIMKDYSAGVYLLKVHQQNKELKTFKIIKK
- a CDS encoding Lcl domain-containing protein, translated to MKRILTLVILVCISFSALGQSPEKMSYQAVVRNADGSLVSEKSVGMKISIIKTSTTGTIVYSETHNPTTNTNGLVTFEIGTGNVVNGTFATIDWGADSYFIKTETDIDGGSNYTISGTSQFLSVPYALYAKNVFSGNYDDLTNKPKVTEVKTYQIGDFVQGGIVFWVDETEQHGLVVANVNQSAAMRWHAGTFGNTHAKGNGLYAGKSNTSIIIPSIIAIGDDGDNFAARLCNDLQIIQDGVTYGDWYLPSRLEMNLIYQSRSAVNTTAAANSGDSLVNDVYWTSTESSDNSAYGLDFSNGQESTIFKTFANSVRAIRSF
- a CDS encoding Ig-like domain-containing protein; this translates as MIKKTTFLALFSFLAVFSAFSNNSLSSEDFGVPTVTFGSMISDNATNTLAKTGDEITITFTSDEDINTPTVTIAGQSAVVGGSGSSWTATYTVQVGDVQGSTAYSITNISSTSTSEAGTDVSGSGAVTIDTADPSVSSIAMVSDNTTNTLATTGDEITLTFVSSETINTPTVTIAGQSATVTNTGNNYTATYTVQAGDAQGAAAYSISNISDSSGNTGSTSSGSGAVTIDTASPSVSSIAMVSDNTPNTTARTGIEITLTFVSSETISTPTVTIAGQSATVTNSGNNYSASYFVQAGDTQGAAAYSISNFSDVSGNTGSTSSGSGAVTIDTVDPSVSNIAMVSNNTADTLAKAGDVITLTFTSSESINTPTVTIATQTASVTNTGNNYTATYTVQAGDFQGATAYQISNFSDSTGNAGSVSSGTGAVTIDTTAPTVGVTSNTIDVNLNTSTSITAADVNDASSDNNTSPANLTLALDQSTFSCSDIVAGQVSTAVTVTLTVTDEAGNSASLTKNVNVIDDEAPANVALVNPTYVHRTGTAYVEQGLTYNEACFEEVVIVSSDLDVNQWGTYTIVYKVVDKSGNESATVTRTQVVNDVPTTDAANFTVNQDTENHVFDVLDGDSFGNDGAESFTISGAMSAQNGTLILQDLGTADPTDDLVVYTPRATYNGPDSFTYTLEDENGDTVTTTVNIVVRPIVPVPVNDVATVDKNSSNNIIAVLANDDFGGNEANATHPLTFTNGSKSSASPEGGLISIEDNGTPNILTDDFIHYTPAADFIGTDTFMYTITDFDGDATTASVEVTVVEGSNGNTTPTATADTASVDFEEVEAIIDVLANDSAGSDLYIDNGLTLTNGTTSGASANGGLISVDNNGTATTSDDTFKYSAPAGFDGLDTFSYTITDTTGDASTALVSITVGAAAPLEGAVEDVVATPANTPILIDVLANDNFGTFGSGTLLINSPDHLTGDSAQGTGTLTLDNGGTGTINEADDKILYSPPTNFNGVDTFDYTLTVDSNQYQGTVTITVGTVVPPATTPTAVDDSITVDFESSNTVIAVLDNDSYGSDGLSTTHPLTLVNGKQSTATTKGGLISVSDHLLINDASDDVVLYSAPAGYSGSDSFSYTITDLNGDAATATVDILVSPAAALADPTAVDDAFSVANGSSSNDLDILDNDQFGSEGLASVTLSVGSEGGTLAINANGTANAEDITVTYTPAALFENGVETFTYTLEDNGTDTATATVTVTVGTVAPAVTVPTAVNDAVTVSAGSVDNVIDVLVNDTPGSEGYIDGGLTMTNGTLTSASTKGSAISIDNKGTNDTTDDVFNYTPSALAVTDGTDTFSYTITDATGDASTATVTVTIGPAATDVPTALDDTATAVEDTAISIDVLDNDVYGDDGAALVDALTVGANSDLGGTTAVVAGEIEYTPAANFVGTDTFEYTIEDGNGDTATATVTVTVTAEVVVNGTPTAVDDSITVDFESSNTVIAVLDNDSYGSDGLNTTHPLTLVNGKQSTATTKGGLISVSDHLLINDASDDVVLYSAPAGYSGSDSFSYTITDLNGDAATATVDILVSPAAALADPTAVDDAFSVANGSSSNDLDILDNDQFGSEGLASVTLSVGSEGGTLAINANGTANAEDITVTYTPAALFENGVETFTYTLEDNGTDTATATVTVTVGTVAPAVTVPTAVNDAVTVSAGSVDNVIDVLVNDTPGSEGYIDGGLTMTNGTLTSASTKGSAISIDNKGTNDTTDDVFNYTPSALAVTDGTDTFSYTITDATGDASTATVTVTIGPAATDVPTALDDTATAVEDTAISIDVLDNDVYGDDGAALVDALTVGANSDLGGTTAVVAGEIEYTPAANFVGTDTFEYTIEDGNGDTATATVTVTVTAEVVVNGTPTAVDDNVSVVRFSSSNSIDVLSNDDFGSDGPSLTHPITLSNGRSTGVSSGGRFISVNSNNTISYSPGSLISDSFEYTITDENGDATTGTVFITTTASRETPNSVTIGNTEVFVDNFLSYPNPSEGNLSTTLLSSVTTKATMILFDATGKVVSSSTLDLEEGVNQFDFNFNVKAGMLFMRIISAEKDFGTSKVVFK
- a CDS encoding response regulator transcription factor, with amino-acid sequence MKKIKIVLIDHVNSSLIRTTDLLKKSNKVEITGIFNDAELALEFIKETQPDLVISEIEMTGVSGIAIAKEIKKQFLDTKVIFYSEQAHYAISAIKVAAFDYLLKPLSIEELQQCIHRYQISHQIDLNKRELQIIKKMSEGLNSKSIGETLFISKHTVDKYRRNILEKTNCNNTAELVKFVAQVGII